In one Umezawaea sp. Da 62-37 genomic region, the following are encoded:
- a CDS encoding DUF6802 family protein yields the protein MYIDENGGANGELKVTVEGEEYTAETTFDLDSDGIEDSAVVETDDGGHLAFTDTDHDGDADLMSTFDHDGKLVAQARFDDHSGEWIAVDPTDAHEQTNTNAGRTMVVDTDTGDQNVGVPTEDTDGDGRADTAVVKDEDGDTWLFTDSDGDGKADLATEITRSGQVTMTEHTGEDTWTEVERGHIDSNGKYVADSKSGVLSESDDVWVEHDEPFGSVSGVVRIDSTTGQWISPN from the coding sequence GTGTACATCGACGAGAACGGCGGAGCCAACGGCGAGCTCAAGGTCACCGTCGAGGGCGAGGAGTACACCGCCGAGACGACCTTCGACCTGGACAGCGACGGCATCGAGGACAGCGCGGTCGTGGAGACCGACGACGGTGGGCACCTGGCGTTCACCGACACCGACCACGACGGCGACGCTGACCTGATGAGCACGTTCGACCACGACGGCAAGCTGGTCGCGCAGGCCCGGTTCGACGACCACTCCGGTGAGTGGATCGCGGTGGACCCGACCGACGCGCACGAGCAGACGAACACCAACGCGGGTCGCACGATGGTCGTGGACACGGACACCGGCGACCAGAACGTCGGTGTGCCGACCGAGGACACCGACGGCGACGGCCGGGCCGACACGGCCGTGGTGAAGGACGAGGACGGCGACACCTGGCTGTTCACCGACTCCGACGGCGACGGCAAGGCGGACCTGGCCACCGAGATCACCCGGTCGGGTCAGGTGACGATGACCGAGCACACCGGCGAGGACACCTGGACCGAGGTGGAGCGCGGGCACATCGACTCGAACGGCAAGTACGTGGCGGACAGCAAGAGCGGGGTGCTGTCGGAGTCCGACGACGTGTGGGTGGAGCACGACGAGCCGTTCGGCTCGGTGTCCGGGGTCGTGCGAATCGATTCCACGACGGGTCAGTGGATCAGTCCGAACTGA
- a CDS encoding GntR family transcriptional regulator, whose protein sequence is MSTAPSHDWLGTLADDRLSQDRARAERVADKLRDRMLDGELTPGLQLNEKAISEALGISRNTLREAFRLLTHERLLVHEHSRGVFVCEPGVAEVADIYAARRVIECGAIRRWTDATDEAREGVRDAVRFGVRGAETENWIDVGTANIRFHRAVTALAGSLRLDEEVQRLLAELRLAFHVMGNPREFYQDYLPMNLAIVALLDADSVVEAEQELLRYFDTAESHLVTRLTGR, encoded by the coding sequence ATGAGCACCGCGCCGTCGCACGACTGGCTGGGCACCCTCGCCGACGACCGCCTCAGCCAGGACCGCGCCCGTGCGGAACGGGTCGCGGACAAGCTGCGCGACCGGATGCTCGACGGCGAGCTGACCCCCGGCCTCCAGCTCAACGAGAAGGCCATCTCCGAGGCGCTCGGCATCTCCCGCAACACCCTGCGCGAGGCGTTCCGGCTGCTCACCCACGAACGCCTGCTGGTGCACGAGCACAGCCGCGGCGTCTTCGTGTGCGAGCCGGGCGTCGCGGAGGTCGCGGACATCTACGCCGCCCGCCGGGTGATCGAGTGCGGCGCGATCCGCCGGTGGACCGACGCGACCGACGAGGCCCGCGAGGGCGTGCGCGACGCGGTCCGGTTCGGCGTGCGCGGTGCCGAGACGGAGAACTGGATCGACGTCGGCACGGCCAACATCCGCTTCCACCGGGCGGTCACGGCGCTCGCGGGCAGCCTCCGGCTCGACGAGGAGGTCCAGCGGCTGCTGGCCGAACTGCGGCTGGCGTTCCACGTGATGGGCAACCCGCGCGAGTTCTACCAGGACTACCTGCCGATGAACCTCGCCATCGTGGCGCTGCTGGACGCGGACTCCGTGGTCGAGGCCGAACAGGAGCTGCTCCGCTACTTCGACACGGCCGAGTCTCATTTGGTCACTAGGCTGACCGGTCGTTAG
- a CDS encoding 5-oxoprolinase subunit PxpA gives MDLNADLGEGFGRWALGDDEGLLDVVTSANVACGFHAGDPDTMRRTCELAAERGVAVGAHVGYRDLAGFGRRFLDVEPATLTAEILYQLGGLDACARAAGVRVSYVKPHGALYNALVRHEAQADAVVDAVRAYDPTLTVLGLPGAVWLKRAEVAGLPVRFEAFADRAYTTSGGLVPRGRAGAVLTDPVEIARRCVQLAVESTVTSVDGFPVRARVDSIRVHGDNPNAVAIAGAVRRALTASGVKLKPLNRENRRLTA, from the coding sequence ATGGATCTCAACGCGGACCTGGGGGAAGGCTTCGGCCGGTGGGCGCTCGGCGACGACGAGGGGCTGCTGGACGTCGTGACGAGTGCGAACGTGGCCTGCGGCTTCCACGCGGGCGACCCGGACACCATGCGGCGGACCTGCGAACTCGCCGCCGAGCGCGGTGTCGCGGTCGGGGCGCACGTCGGCTACCGCGACCTGGCCGGGTTCGGCCGCAGGTTCCTGGACGTCGAGCCCGCCACGCTGACCGCCGAGATCCTCTACCAGCTCGGCGGGCTGGACGCGTGCGCGCGGGCGGCCGGGGTGCGGGTCAGCTACGTGAAGCCGCACGGCGCCCTCTACAACGCGCTGGTCAGGCACGAGGCGCAGGCCGATGCCGTGGTCGACGCGGTGCGCGCCTACGACCCGACGCTCACCGTCCTCGGCCTGCCGGGCGCGGTGTGGCTCAAGCGCGCGGAGGTCGCCGGGCTGCCGGTGCGGTTCGAGGCGTTCGCCGACCGCGCGTACACGACGTCGGGCGGGCTCGTGCCCCGCGGCCGGGCTGGCGCGGTGCTGACCGACCCGGTGGAGATCGCCCGGCGCTGCGTCCAGCTCGCCGTGGAGAGCACCGTCACCAGCGTCGACGGCTTCCCCGTCCGGGCGAGGGTCGACTCGATCCGCGTGCACGGCGACAACCCGAACGCGGTGGCCATCGCGGGTGCCGTGCGCCGGGCGTTGACGGCCTCCGGTGTGAAGTTAAAACCTCTCAACCGGGAAAACCGCAGGCTGACGGCGTGA
- a CDS encoding phosphoenolpyruvate carboxykinase (GTP) translates to MTAVTIPGLDKAPTNHAGLLSWVREVAELTCPDEVVWADGTDAEWTRLTGKLVDAGTFVPLKKKQNSFWAASDPTDVARVEERTFICSLDEADSGPTNNWMDPSEMKAIMTELYRGSMRGRTMYVIPFCMGPLEADEPMLGVEITDSEYVVVSMHIMTRMGDKALAKFGEDAKYVKALHSIGAPLEDGQADVPWPCNDTKYITQFPEERMIWSFGSGYGGNALLGKKCYSLRIASVMARDEGWLAEHMLILKLTSPENKVYYVAAAFPSACGKTNLAMLEPTIPGWKVETLGDDIAWMRFGEDGRLYAVNPENGFFGVAPGTDYHTNPNAMRTIAKGNSLFTNVALTDDGDVWWEGMGEPPAHLTSWKKQDWTPDSGELSSHPNSRYCTPIEQCDIKAPEWDDPKGVPISAIFFGGRRATTIPLVTESRDWQHGVFMGATLSSETTAAATGKVGVVRRDPMAMLPFIGYNAGDYFKHWIEVGKNADAAKLPKIFYVNWFRRGEDKSFLWPGFGENSRVLKWAIERIEGKAAAVETPIGHVPTADALDLSGLEASTADIETSLVVDVDEWKAEIPLIEEWFTKIGDKLPSSLRDEFESLKQRLG, encoded by the coding sequence ATGACGGCAGTGACCATTCCCGGTCTCGACAAGGCACCTACCAACCATGCTGGCCTGCTGTCCTGGGTCCGCGAAGTCGCCGAACTGACCTGTCCGGACGAGGTCGTGTGGGCCGACGGAACCGACGCGGAATGGACACGGCTCACCGGAAAGCTAGTGGACGCCGGGACTTTCGTGCCCCTCAAGAAGAAGCAGAACTCGTTCTGGGCGGCGTCCGACCCGACCGATGTCGCGCGGGTCGAGGAGCGCACCTTCATCTGTTCGCTGGACGAGGCCGACTCCGGCCCCACGAACAACTGGATGGACCCTTCGGAGATGAAGGCCATCATGACCGAGCTCTACCGGGGCTCGATGCGCGGCCGCACGATGTACGTCATCCCGTTCTGCATGGGCCCGCTCGAAGCCGATGAACCCATGCTGGGCGTGGAGATCACCGACTCCGAATACGTCGTCGTCTCCATGCACATCATGACCCGCATGGGCGACAAGGCGCTCGCGAAGTTCGGCGAGGACGCCAAGTACGTGAAGGCGCTGCACTCGATCGGCGCGCCGCTCGAGGACGGCCAGGCCGACGTGCCGTGGCCGTGCAACGACACGAAGTACATCACCCAGTTCCCCGAAGAGCGGATGATCTGGTCGTTCGGCTCGGGCTACGGCGGCAACGCCCTGCTGGGCAAGAAGTGCTACTCGCTGCGCATCGCCTCGGTGATGGCGCGCGACGAGGGCTGGCTGGCCGAGCACATGCTGATCCTCAAGCTGACCTCGCCGGAGAACAAGGTCTACTACGTCGCCGCGGCGTTCCCGTCGGCGTGCGGCAAGACGAACCTGGCGATGCTGGAGCCCACCATCCCCGGCTGGAAGGTCGAGACGCTCGGCGACGACATCGCCTGGATGCGCTTCGGCGAGGACGGCCGCCTGTACGCGGTGAACCCGGAGAACGGCTTCTTCGGCGTGGCGCCCGGCACGGACTACCACACGAACCCGAACGCGATGCGCACCATCGCGAAGGGCAACTCGCTGTTCACCAACGTCGCGCTGACCGACGACGGCGACGTCTGGTGGGAGGGCATGGGCGAGCCCCCGGCCCACCTGACCTCGTGGAAGAAGCAGGACTGGACGCCGGACAGCGGCGAGCTGTCCTCGCACCCGAACTCCCGCTACTGCACGCCGATCGAGCAGTGCGACATCAAGGCGCCGGAGTGGGACGACCCGAAGGGCGTGCCGATCTCGGCGATCTTCTTCGGCGGCCGCCGCGCCACGACGATCCCGTTGGTCACCGAGTCGCGCGACTGGCAGCACGGCGTGTTCATGGGCGCCACGCTGTCCAGCGAGACGACCGCCGCCGCCACCGGCAAGGTCGGTGTCGTGCGCCGCGACCCGATGGCGATGCTGCCGTTCATCGGCTACAACGCCGGCGACTACTTCAAGCACTGGATCGAGGTCGGCAAGAACGCCGACGCCGCGAAGCTGCCGAAGATCTTCTACGTCAACTGGTTCCGCCGCGGCGAGGACAAGAGCTTCCTGTGGCCCGGTTTCGGTGAGAACTCGCGCGTCCTGAAGTGGGCGATCGAGCGCATCGAGGGCAAGGCCGCCGCCGTGGAGACCCCGATCGGCCACGTGCCGACCGCCGACGCCCTCGACCTGTCGGGCCTGGAGGCGTCGACCGCCGACATCGAGACCTCGCTGGTGGTCGACGTGGACGAGTGGAAGGCCGAGATCCCGCTCATCGAGGAGTGGTTCACCAAGATCGGCGACAAGCTCCCGAGCTCGCTGCGCGACGAGTTCGAGTCCCTCAAGCAACGCCTCGGCTGA
- a CDS encoding response regulator transcription factor, whose translation MIRVLLVDDQELMRMGFRMVLGAQPDIDVVGEAADGLDAVQLADQLRPDVVLMDVRMPVLDGVEATKRIAEAGTSKVLVMTTFDMDEYALSALRNGASGFLLKDTPPGDLVSALRAVASGDAVVSPSVTKRLLSRFLGESGGELRDAAVLDVLTEREREVLVLIAKGLSNTEIARKLFLSEATVKTHVGRILAKLEIRDRVQAVVLAYETGLVRPGDV comes from the coding sequence GTGATCCGAGTACTGCTCGTCGACGACCAAGAGCTCATGCGCATGGGTTTCCGCATGGTGCTGGGCGCCCAACCCGACATCGACGTCGTCGGCGAGGCCGCGGACGGGCTCGACGCGGTGCAGCTCGCCGACCAGCTCAGGCCCGACGTCGTGCTGATGGACGTCCGGATGCCCGTGCTGGACGGCGTCGAGGCCACCAAGAGGATCGCCGAGGCGGGCACGTCCAAGGTGCTGGTGATGACCACGTTCGACATGGACGAGTACGCGCTGTCCGCGCTGCGCAACGGGGCCAGCGGGTTCCTGCTGAAGGACACCCCGCCCGGTGACCTGGTGTCGGCGCTGCGCGCGGTCGCCAGCGGCGACGCCGTGGTCTCCCCGAGCGTGACGAAGCGGCTGCTGAGCCGGTTCCTCGGGGAGAGCGGTGGCGAGCTGCGCGACGCGGCGGTGCTGGACGTGCTCACCGAGCGGGAGCGCGAGGTGCTGGTGCTGATCGCGAAGGGCCTGTCCAACACGGAGATCGCCCGGAAGCTGTTCCTGTCCGAGGCGACGGTGAAGACGCACGTCGGTCGGATCCTGGCGAAGCTGGAGATCAGGGACCGGG
- a CDS encoding nucleotide exchange factor GrpE, translated as MSVDGTDAVATASQADVAAPTMDTIGDELLDQALAERRALVKLCLYALDRARSAGVVERIEEALASVGVRAVRPDGDRFDPSRHEAGGTVPTDDPALDGVVAETEVVGFTDRERTLRPPIVTVYTART; from the coding sequence ATGAGCGTGGACGGAACCGACGCGGTGGCGACCGCGTCGCAAGCCGATGTGGCGGCACCAACGATGGACACGATCGGTGACGAACTCCTGGACCAGGCGCTGGCCGAACGGCGCGCGCTGGTGAAGCTCTGCCTCTACGCCCTGGACCGCGCCCGCAGCGCCGGTGTCGTGGAGCGCATCGAGGAGGCGCTCGCCTCCGTCGGCGTGCGGGCCGTGCGCCCCGACGGCGATCGCTTCGACCCGTCGCGGCACGAGGCGGGCGGCACCGTGCCCACCGACGACCCGGCGCTGGACGGCGTGGTCGCCGAGACCGAGGTGGTCGGGTTCACCGACCGCGAGCGCACCCTGCGACCGCCGATCGTCACGGTCTACACGGCGAGGACATGA
- a CDS encoding dynamin family protein produces MTTATGRQLAGPLSAAVANLCVSLQPQVSPETAAGFREVLRRLSAPLQVAIAGRIKSGKSTLVNALIGRRVAPTAVGECTRLVTRFQYGTVDRIEVIFTDGRKQVLPFDADGMIPASLGVDVEQVSHIEAYLTNAVLRDLTVIDTPGLGSLDAASVARTEALLGAAGDLDPVSRNAVAGAEAVLYVVTQGVRADDHQALAAFTAATASREAGPVNAIAVLNKADTIAPESVEGSDGDTWKAALLIAEKQAQILKPRVADVLPVIGLVAESAETGGFTSTDADALRKIAELDAATLEMMLMSTDLFTSWDCEVPTGVRVRLMERLDLYGVRCALTALAAEPAITAGALRRKLLDSSGLDGVRAKLNAVFRVRADGIKAAAALASVTALAQASGDAGERQRVHNAIEVLLAKPEAHQLRLLEALTLVTSGAVAMPAELAEEVLRVGGSPHIPDQLGLRGRPLPDLAAYALERAAWWRSFASFGATPAQSRVAHVVHRAYFLIWQQLRGGGQR; encoded by the coding sequence GTGACCACGGCTACGGGGCGACAACTGGCCGGACCGCTCTCGGCCGCGGTCGCGAACCTGTGCGTCTCGTTGCAGCCGCAGGTGTCCCCGGAGACCGCCGCGGGGTTCCGCGAGGTGCTGCGCAGGCTGTCCGCGCCGCTCCAGGTCGCGATCGCGGGCCGGATAAAGTCCGGTAAGTCGACGCTGGTCAACGCCCTGATCGGCCGCCGGGTCGCGCCGACCGCGGTCGGCGAGTGCACCCGGCTGGTCACCCGGTTCCAGTACGGCACGGTCGACCGGATCGAAGTGATCTTCACCGACGGCCGCAAGCAGGTGCTGCCGTTCGACGCGGACGGGATGATCCCCGCCTCGCTCGGCGTCGACGTGGAGCAGGTGTCGCACATCGAGGCGTACCTCACCAACGCGGTGCTGCGGGACCTGACCGTGATCGACACCCCCGGTCTCGGCTCGCTGGACGCCGCGTCGGTCGCCCGCACGGAGGCGCTGCTCGGCGCGGCGGGCGACCTGGACCCGGTGTCCCGCAACGCGGTCGCGGGCGCGGAGGCCGTGCTCTACGTCGTGACGCAGGGCGTGCGGGCGGACGACCACCAGGCGCTGGCGGCGTTCACGGCGGCCACCGCGAGCCGGGAGGCCGGGCCGGTCAACGCGATCGCCGTGCTGAACAAGGCCGACACCATCGCGCCCGAGTCGGTCGAGGGCTCCGACGGCGACACCTGGAAGGCCGCGCTGCTGATCGCGGAGAAGCAGGCGCAGATCCTCAAGCCGAGGGTCGCCGACGTGCTGCCGGTGATCGGCCTGGTCGCCGAGTCCGCCGAGACCGGCGGGTTCACCTCGACCGACGCGGACGCGCTGCGCAAGATCGCCGAGCTGGACGCCGCGACGCTCGAGATGATGCTGATGTCGACCGACCTCTTCACCAGCTGGGACTGCGAGGTCCCGACGGGCGTGCGGGTGCGGCTGATGGAGCGGCTCGACCTCTACGGCGTGCGGTGCGCGCTGACCGCGCTGGCCGCCGAACCCGCGATCACCGCGGGCGCGCTGCGGCGCAAGCTCCTCGACTCCTCCGGCCTGGACGGCGTGCGCGCCAAGCTGAACGCGGTGTTCCGCGTCCGCGCCGACGGCATCAAGGCCGCCGCCGCGCTCGCGTCGGTTACGGCGCTGGCCCAGGCGTCCGGCGACGCGGGCGAGCGGCAGCGGGTGCACAACGCGATCGAGGTGCTGCTGGCCAAGCCCGAAGCGCACCAGCTGCGGCTGCTGGAGGCGTTGACGCTGGTCACCTCCGGCGCGGTCGCGATGCCCGCCGAACTGGCCGAGGAGGTGCTGCGGGTGGGTGGCAGCCCGCACATCCCCGACCAGCTCGGCCTGCGCGGCCGACCGCTGCCCGACCTGGCCGCGTACGCGCTGGAACGGGCGGCCTGGTGGCGTTCTTTCGCCTCGTTCGGGGCCACACCGGCCCAGAGCAGGGTGGCGCACGTGGTGCACCGGGCGTACTTCCTGATCTGGCAGCAACTCCGCGGCGGGGGGCAGCGATGA
- a CDS encoding dynamin family protein has product MTLTLPQTVKQAREKLTALVREIDPKAADWVDQVRAVRDRTPSVVVVGETNRGKSSLVNALLATPGLSPVDAEVATSTYLVFQHGERWASRACYPGVLEPVPFEPSELVNWVSAAHDLPEGELPPRYVEVDGPVPLLERMSVVDTPGVGGLDTVHGELAVEAAASATALLFVVDSSAPFTKGELAFLHSVGERVETVVFALTKTDQYRGWRELLDANKALLSEHAPRFADAVFHPVSARMFEMAGKAPNPDAAAMLRERSGIAALQAALQELVVGRASMLAEANALRALTTVLAEFDVRLAGEQRALSTGEEEAEVLRARREELNSQRRSSTRGWQLKLRGEVQRARVECAHEVSRQMRDVQSWFRQAIDVADREALAKLPEQVDAALQVVSGRLSALLASRLSQVTDTSLAELFSPDELAVIRSQFARGPHQPVVLRPPDKRPPTAEDKLLVFMGVSGGLGAGRLAVLPLAGFGVAALNPIVLPVTVVLGLGAGWWMARTRKHTADKQHLKQWLSDAIADARSTVDQIVAEQLIVAEQHLSLALDDALSKRVEAIEVELRDVDKALRMEAGERGRELQTVTRRQSEIRSGRALADQLLGRIRTVRDRV; this is encoded by the coding sequence ATGACCTTGACGCTGCCGCAGACCGTCAAGCAGGCGAGGGAGAAGCTGACCGCGCTGGTCCGCGAGATCGATCCGAAGGCGGCGGACTGGGTCGACCAGGTCCGCGCCGTCCGCGACCGCACGCCCAGCGTGGTCGTCGTCGGCGAGACGAACCGCGGCAAGAGTTCGCTGGTCAACGCCCTGCTGGCCACACCGGGCCTGTCGCCGGTCGACGCCGAGGTCGCCACCAGCACCTACCTCGTCTTCCAGCACGGCGAGCGGTGGGCCAGCCGCGCCTGCTACCCCGGCGTGCTCGAACCCGTGCCGTTCGAGCCGTCCGAGCTGGTCAACTGGGTGTCCGCCGCGCACGACCTGCCCGAGGGCGAGCTGCCGCCCCGGTACGTCGAGGTCGACGGGCCGGTGCCGCTGCTGGAGCGGATGTCCGTCGTGGACACCCCCGGCGTCGGCGGCCTGGACACCGTGCACGGCGAATTGGCCGTCGAGGCCGCCGCGTCCGCCACCGCGCTGCTGTTCGTGGTCGACTCGTCGGCCCCGTTCACCAAGGGCGAGCTGGCGTTCCTGCACAGCGTCGGCGAACGCGTGGAGACCGTCGTGTTCGCGCTGACCAAGACGGACCAGTACCGGGGGTGGCGCGAGCTGCTCGACGCCAACAAGGCGCTGCTGTCCGAGCACGCGCCGAGGTTCGCCGACGCCGTCTTCCACCCCGTGTCCGCGCGGATGTTCGAGATGGCGGGCAAGGCCCCGAACCCCGACGCCGCCGCCATGCTGCGGGAGCGGTCCGGCATCGCCGCCCTCCAGGCCGCGTTGCAGGAACTGGTCGTCGGCCGCGCCTCGATGCTCGCCGAGGCGAACGCGCTGCGCGCGCTGACCACCGTGCTGGCCGAGTTCGACGTCCGGCTCGCGGGCGAGCAGCGGGCGCTGAGCACCGGCGAGGAGGAGGCCGAGGTGCTGCGCGCGCGGCGCGAGGAGCTGAACTCCCAGCGCCGGTCGTCCACCAGGGGCTGGCAGCTCAAGCTGCGCGGCGAGGTCCAGCGGGCCCGCGTCGAGTGCGCGCACGAGGTCAGCAGGCAGATGCGCGACGTGCAGAGCTGGTTCCGCCAGGCCATCGACGTCGCCGACCGCGAGGCGCTGGCGAAGCTGCCCGAACAGGTCGACGCCGCGCTCCAGGTGGTGTCCGGCAGGTTGAGCGCGTTGTTGGCCAGCCGGTTGTCCCAGGTCACCGACACCTCGCTGGCCGAACTGTTCTCCCCCGACGAACTGGCCGTCATCCGCTCCCAGTTCGCCCGCGGCCCGCACCAGCCGGTCGTGCTGCGCCCGCCGGACAAGCGCCCCCCGACCGCCGAGGACAAGCTGCTGGTGTTCATGGGCGTCTCCGGCGGCCTCGGCGCGGGCCGCCTCGCCGTGCTGCCGCTGGCGGGTTTCGGCGTCGCCGCCCTGAACCCGATCGTCCTGCCGGTCACCGTCGTCCTCGGCCTCGGCGCGGGCTGGTGGATGGCCAGGACCCGCAAGCACACGGCCGACAAGCAGCACCTCAAGCAGTGGCTCTCCGACGCCATCGCCGACGCCCGCTCCACCGTCGACCAGATCGTCGCCGAACAGCTGATCGTCGCCGAACAACACCTGTCCCTCGCCCTCGACGACGCCCTCAGCAAGCGCGTCGAAGCCATCGAGGTCGAACTCCGCGACGTCGACAAGGCCCTCCGCATGGAGGCGGGCGAACGCGGCCGCGAACTCCAGACCGTCACCCGCCGCCAGTCCGAGATCAGGTCCGGTCGCGCGCTGGCCGACCAGCTCCTGGGACGGATCCGCACGGTTCGGGACCGCGTGTGA
- a CDS encoding sensor histidine kinase yields the protein MRAHPVFGDSLIAGLLFLADLTSFASNDRVSNGAIFLVGLLLTAPVAFRRKYPLGSSYLILLGGFLQLMTHGGLEDGLPVRAGDLALAIALYTVVAYVGRQPALLYTMGLFVGTLIWAVWRIADPTPAVFLTILVAAIFGFSWALGSFVGARRAYHSELEQRLKLLETERDQQARIAVGEERSRIARELHDVVAHAVSVMVVQADGAGYAIRTKPELAEAAVKTISDTGRQALTELRRLLGVLRSEDQSGTQWAPQPDARELANLAENCRAAGLPVRLEITGDVDQLPVGLGLSIYRIVQEALTNTLKHAGSGASAVVKVLRTGEKVVIEVTDDGYGTPHDLVAVSGGNGLIGMRERAGVLGGTLDAGPNPGGGWRVRAVLPLIAS from the coding sequence ATGCGAGCGCACCCGGTGTTCGGGGACTCCCTGATCGCCGGGCTGCTGTTCCTGGCCGACCTGACCTCGTTCGCGAGCAACGACCGGGTGTCCAACGGGGCGATCTTCCTGGTCGGGCTGCTGCTCACCGCGCCGGTGGCGTTCCGCCGCAAGTACCCGCTGGGCAGCAGCTACCTCATCCTGCTCGGCGGGTTCCTCCAGCTGATGACGCACGGCGGCCTCGAGGACGGCCTGCCGGTGCGGGCGGGTGATCTCGCGCTGGCCATCGCCCTGTACACGGTCGTGGCCTACGTGGGGAGGCAGCCCGCGCTGCTCTACACGATGGGTCTGTTCGTCGGGACGCTCATCTGGGCGGTGTGGCGGATCGCCGATCCCACGCCCGCGGTGTTCCTCACGATCCTGGTCGCCGCGATCTTCGGGTTCAGCTGGGCGCTCGGCTCGTTCGTCGGGGCGCGGCGGGCCTACCACTCGGAGTTGGAGCAGCGGCTCAAGCTGCTGGAGACCGAGCGCGACCAGCAGGCCAGGATCGCGGTCGGCGAGGAGCGGTCGCGGATCGCCCGCGAGCTGCACGACGTGGTCGCGCACGCGGTGAGCGTGATGGTCGTGCAGGCCGACGGCGCCGGGTACGCGATCCGCACGAAGCCGGAACTGGCGGAGGCCGCCGTGAAGACGATCTCGGACACGGGCAGGCAGGCGTTGACGGAGCTGCGCAGGCTGCTCGGCGTGCTGCGCAGCGAGGACCAGTCGGGCACCCAGTGGGCGCCGCAGCCGGACGCCCGCGAGCTGGCGAACCTGGCCGAGAACTGCCGGGCAGCGGGGCTGCCGGTCCGGTTGGAGATCACCGGTGACGTCGACCAGCTGCCGGTCGGCCTCGGCCTGAGCATCTACCGGATCGTCCAGGAGGCGCTGACCAACACGCTCAAGCACGCGGGCAGCGGCGCTAGCGCGGTGGTGAAGGTGCTGCGCACCGGCGAGAAGGTGGTGATCGAGGTGACCGACGACGGGTACGGCACACCGCACGACCTGGTCGCGGTGTCCGGCGGCAACGGTCTCATCGGCATGCGCGAACGGGCCGGTGTGCTCGGCGGCACGCTCGACGCGGGCCCCAATCCCGGCGGTGGCTGGCGGGTTCGCGCCGTGCTCCCGCTGATCGCGTCCTAG